Proteins from a single region of Rhizobium binae:
- a CDS encoding LacI family DNA-binding transcriptional regulator — translation MSKPNYRDIARQAGVGTATVERVLNGRGGVRPELVEKVIIAARALDYPRKLPDTHRGLLRIEVLMVRPETTFYQRLSAAFERIAATLDPLVIVHRSFTEEMKPEEIARRILSAGLRRAALILAVPSNPVIGAAVEKVSAQGLPVVHVVTRASERTGEFVGIDNYAAGRTAALFISRMARRTGPVFAICHPIYQVHRDRIRGFSDYFLEHPDATSFQCLGFGLDEEHLGAELLSSALRMYPDLAGLYNAGGGNSALINVLRRQARERGIFFVGHELTDYTRSALQDGVMDVVLDQAPEAQARRSLDLVLRRIGLTEIEPDQAPIRFITITKEGL, via the coding sequence ACGGGCGCGGCGGTGTGCGCCCCGAACTTGTGGAGAAAGTGATCATTGCCGCACGCGCACTGGATTACCCCCGCAAGCTCCCGGACACCCATCGCGGCCTGCTGCGCATAGAGGTGTTGATGGTGCGTCCTGAAACGACTTTCTACCAGCGGCTCTCCGCAGCCTTCGAGAGGATCGCGGCAACCCTCGACCCGCTGGTCATCGTGCATCGCAGCTTTACCGAAGAGATGAAGCCGGAAGAAATCGCGCGCCGCATTCTGTCGGCCGGCCTGCGCCGCGCCGCCCTGATCCTGGCAGTGCCGAGCAATCCGGTGATCGGCGCGGCCGTCGAGAAGGTCAGCGCCCAAGGCTTGCCGGTGGTCCACGTCGTCACCCGTGCCTCGGAACGTACGGGCGAATTCGTCGGCATCGACAATTATGCCGCCGGCCGCACGGCAGCGCTGTTCATCAGCCGAATGGCTCGGCGGACCGGTCCCGTCTTTGCAATCTGCCATCCGATCTATCAGGTACACCGCGATCGCATCCGCGGCTTTTCGGACTATTTTCTCGAGCACCCCGACGCCACCAGCTTCCAGTGCCTGGGATTCGGCCTCGATGAAGAGCATCTCGGCGCTGAACTCCTGTCCTCGGCATTGCGGATGTATCCGGACCTTGCCGGCCTCTACAATGCCGGCGGCGGCAATTCCGCGCTGATCAATGTGCTGCGGCGGCAGGCGCGCGAGCGCGGCATCTTCTTCGTCGGCCACGAGCTCACCGACTATACACGCAGCGCCCTGCAGGACGGCGTCATGGATGTGGTGCTTGACCAGGCGCCCGAGGCGCAGGCCAGGCGATCGCTCGATCTGGTGCTGCGCCGGATCGGCTTGACCGAGATCGAGCCCGATCAGGCGCCCATCCGTTTCATCACCATTACCAAGGAAGGGCTTTGA
- a CDS encoding sterol desaturase family protein, whose translation MDDLKFGTRNKRGDWAPNNPVETAPLFAFPPRLMAVLKWLPHYFFPWNAIFAASAAAYWAWVIPLKETMQTLGIGWIAWLYAVNAICVLLFYGAFEVHLYVLKRQENRFKYNGKFPSEQKNKAFWFERQNVDNMLRTFLSGVTIWTAIEAAMLWAYANGYAPWLSFAERPWTLALVALVVPIIHEFHFFCIHRLIHMPFLYKWVHSVHHNSVNPSPWSSLSMHPVEHLLYLGTAFYHLILPSNPILMLYQLHYAGFGAIPGHVGFDKVEIGEDKLVDSHAYAHYLHHKYFEVNYGDALIPLDKWFGTWHDGSPEGEALMQERYRRRKEKLAARKGRMEVTGAAE comes from the coding sequence ATGGATGATCTCAAATTCGGAACGCGAAACAAGCGCGGCGACTGGGCGCCCAACAACCCTGTCGAGACCGCGCCGCTATTTGCTTTTCCGCCGCGGCTTATGGCCGTTCTGAAATGGCTGCCGCATTACTTCTTTCCCTGGAATGCGATTTTTGCCGCCTCCGCCGCCGCTTATTGGGCCTGGGTCATTCCGCTAAAGGAAACGATGCAAACGCTTGGCATCGGCTGGATCGCCTGGCTTTATGCGGTCAACGCGATCTGCGTCTTGCTCTTTTACGGCGCCTTCGAGGTGCATCTCTATGTGCTGAAGCGGCAGGAAAACCGCTTCAAGTACAACGGAAAATTTCCGTCCGAACAGAAGAACAAAGCCTTCTGGTTCGAGCGCCAGAACGTCGACAACATGCTGCGCACCTTCCTGTCCGGCGTGACCATCTGGACGGCGATCGAGGCTGCAATGCTCTGGGCTTACGCCAACGGCTACGCACCCTGGCTGAGCTTTGCGGAGCGCCCCTGGACGCTTGCCCTCGTGGCGCTCGTCGTGCCGATCATTCACGAGTTCCACTTCTTCTGCATCCACCGGCTCATTCATATGCCCTTCCTCTACAAGTGGGTGCACTCGGTCCACCATAACTCCGTCAATCCCTCGCCCTGGTCCTCGCTATCGATGCATCCGGTCGAGCATCTGCTCTATCTCGGCACGGCCTTCTACCACCTGATCCTGCCGTCCAATCCGATCCTCATGCTCTACCAGCTGCATTATGCAGGCTTCGGCGCCATTCCCGGTCATGTGGGTTTCGACAAGGTCGAGATCGGCGAGGACAAGCTCGTCGACAGCCACGCCTATGCGCATTACCTGCACCACAAATATTTCGAGGTGAATTACGGCGATGCGCTGATCCCACTCGATAAATGGTTCGGCACCTGGCACGACGGCTCGCCGGAAGGCGAGGCCCTGATGCAGGAACGCTACCGCCGGCGGAAAGAGAAACTCGCGGCCCGCAAGGGCCGTATGGAAGTCACGGGAGCGGCCGAATGA
- a CDS encoding MocE family 2Fe-2S type ferredoxin: protein MSWITACKLDDIEQEGAIRFDHGSRTYAIYRGPDDSVYCTAGLCTHEAIHLADGLVMDFEVECPKHSGAFDYRTGEALRLPACENLKIYPAEVVDGEVRVALV, encoded by the coding sequence ATGAGCTGGATTACTGCTTGCAAACTCGACGACATCGAGCAGGAAGGCGCCATCCGCTTCGACCATGGCAGCCGCACCTACGCCATCTATCGCGGCCCCGACGACAGCGTCTATTGCACGGCCGGCCTCTGTACGCACGAGGCGATCCATCTGGCTGACGGGCTGGTCATGGACTTCGAGGTGGAATGTCCCAAGCATTCCGGCGCTTTCGACTATCGCACCGGCGAGGCGCTGAGGCTCCCGGCCTGCGAGAATTTGAAAATCTATCCGGCCGAAGTGGTCGACGGGGAGGTTCGCGTGGCTCTGGTCTGA
- a CDS encoding NAD(P)/FAD-dependent oxidoreductase: protein MSGIVIIGAGECGTRAAFALREAEYSGSITLVGAEPHLPYERPPLSKPTSGAVQMKLICAQEALAGAGIDYLKGVSASKLDTDARTVALGDGRVLGYEKLLLATGARPRRLASPGAERALDFRTHADAEAIFSNARTGRNVAVIGGGLIGMELASVLRGKGIAVSVIEAAPKILGRAIPSRFAERLHARHMAEGVDFHLDRGVAAITDDGVILTDGSTVQADLVVSAIGVMPEITLAQQAGLATGNGILTDVHLRTSAPDIFAAGDCAAVSQPGGGHIRFESWRNARAQAELAARNMVASVEVFAAIPWFWSDQYDLGLQVVGLPQPPHQSVVRSFGDGELEFYLDGGRLVAAAGLGIGNGLAKDIKLAELLIAARVHLDPASLADPNVNLKTLLKSARAA from the coding sequence ATGAGCGGCATTGTCATCATCGGTGCAGGGGAATGCGGAACGCGCGCTGCATTTGCTCTGCGGGAGGCGGAATATTCCGGATCCATCACGCTTGTCGGAGCGGAGCCGCATCTGCCCTACGAACGACCGCCGCTGTCGAAGCCGACGAGTGGTGCCGTGCAGATGAAACTGATCTGCGCGCAGGAGGCTCTGGCTGGCGCCGGCATCGACTATCTCAAGGGCGTGTCGGCCTCGAAGCTGGATACCGATGCTCGCACAGTCGCTTTAGGCGACGGACGCGTGCTGGGCTATGAAAAGCTGTTGCTTGCCACCGGCGCGCGTCCAAGACGGCTTGCCTCCCCTGGCGCCGAACGCGCGCTCGACTTCCGCACCCATGCCGATGCCGAAGCGATATTCTCCAATGCGAGAACAGGTCGGAACGTTGCTGTCATCGGCGGCGGTTTGATCGGGATGGAGCTTGCGTCCGTGCTTCGCGGCAAGGGCATTGCGGTCAGCGTCATTGAAGCAGCGCCCAAGATCCTGGGGCGCGCCATCCCCTCGCGCTTTGCCGAAAGGCTGCATGCCAGACACATGGCTGAAGGCGTCGATTTTCATCTCGACCGGGGCGTCGCGGCAATCACCGATGACGGCGTCATTCTGACGGATGGCAGCACGGTTCAAGCCGACCTCGTTGTCAGCGCCATCGGTGTAATGCCCGAGATTACGCTGGCGCAGCAGGCTGGATTGGCGACAGGCAACGGCATTCTGACGGACGTCCATCTTCGCACGAGCGCGCCCGATATCTTTGCGGCGGGCGACTGCGCAGCAGTGAGTCAGCCCGGCGGAGGTCATATTCGTTTCGAAAGCTGGCGGAATGCCAGGGCCCAGGCCGAGCTTGCCGCTCGCAATATGGTTGCTTCAGTCGAGGTTTTCGCCGCCATCCCCTGGTTCTGGTCCGATCAATACGATCTCGGCCTCCAGGTCGTCGGGTTGCCGCAGCCGCCCCATCAAAGCGTGGTCCGCTCGTTTGGTGATGGCGAACTGGAATTCTATCTGGATGGCGGGCGTCTCGTCGCCGCAGCCGGGCTTGGCATCGGCAATGGTCTCGCCAAGGATATCAAGCTTGCCGAATTGCTGATCGCAGCCCGGGTGCATCTCGATCCCGCATCTCTCGCCGATCCGAACGTGAATCTCAAGACGCTCCTGAAGAGCGCAAGGGCGGCATGA
- a CDS encoding sugar phosphate isomerase/epimerase encodes MMQKLLIFQSLWAMERRHTDGYERSLDENIAMISEAGFDGISAHYTNRADVVRLNDAIRDTGLKIEGVCFPRNVGDLRLPLELAVEFPVSHINVQPDVRLRRVEECLPILDGWMQLAEDARVPVFIETHRNRMTTDLLFTLDLLEERPDLPLLADLSHFTVAREFALPVDAETHAMIHRILHNAQAFHGRVASCEQVQIEISFPHHRPWVELFLQWWDYGMREWRSRAASNAELVFTCELGPKPYAITGRDSNDTTDRWAEALLLRQMLRDLWAGI; translated from the coding sequence ATGATGCAGAAGCTGCTGATCTTCCAGTCGCTCTGGGCCATGGAGCGCCGACATACAGATGGCTATGAGCGCAGCCTCGACGAGAACATCGCGATGATCTCGGAGGCCGGCTTCGATGGCATCAGCGCCCACTATACCAACCGCGCCGACGTTGTCAGGCTGAATGACGCCATCAGGGACACCGGATTGAAGATCGAAGGCGTCTGTTTTCCTCGCAACGTCGGGGATTTGCGCCTGCCGCTCGAGCTTGCCGTGGAATTCCCGGTCAGTCATATCAACGTGCAGCCCGATGTCCGACTGCGCCGCGTCGAGGAGTGCCTGCCGATCCTGGACGGCTGGATGCAGCTTGCCGAAGATGCCCGCGTCCCCGTCTTCATCGAAACCCACCGCAACCGGATGACGACCGATCTGTTGTTTACGCTCGACCTGCTGGAGGAGAGGCCAGATCTGCCGCTGCTCGCCGACCTCTCGCATTTTACAGTCGCACGTGAGTTTGCGCTTCCGGTCGATGCCGAAACCCATGCCATGATTCATCGCATCCTGCACAACGCGCAGGCCTTCCATGGGAGGGTCGCATCGTGTGAGCAGGTGCAGATCGAAATTTCGTTTCCTCACCATCGGCCCTGGGTCGAACTCTTCCTTCAATGGTGGGACTACGGCATGCGCGAATGGCGCAGTCGTGCGGCTTCGAATGCCGAGCTGGTCTTCACCTGCGAGCTGGGGCCGAAGCCCTATGCGATCACCGGGCGAGACAGCAACGACACCACCGATCGATGGGCGGAGGCGCTGCTGCTTCGGCAGATGCTTCGTGATCTCTGGGCCGGAATTTGA
- a CDS encoding extracellular solute-binding protein, translating to MTILPTLKSLTIAAAILASTSAFALAKDVTIGVWAGGTGPNDTYRLDAIEIAAQQLQRQAALKGEDLKITVEKKPYSGWDDFKQALTLAAEAKTAPNIVVSGHEDIAPWSQAGLIVPIEDYVDLDSWPLNGIYENLLKIASYNGTVYGIPQDAESRPMFFWKPYMKAIGYSDADLDALPQSVQDGKYTMKNLLEDAKKMQDKGLVQPGYGFYPRTSNGPDYWQFYTSFGGAMEENGKLVFDKAAMKRTYQFFADAVSTGVTKKNHIGMPGDQWWKEVSTGKAGIWDAGTWHYARMVNQEGLKDFFGNIVFTLIPAGEGGKANTLTHPLVYLLTAGHDKEDTEIAAQLIKIASEPRTNALHAVKSAHLGISEAESEVEFYSADRWTREATERLLPHANAMPNNSDFGTYWNIMWKGLQASWTGAKTVDAAIGDAESELKSTLGDKIVIR from the coding sequence ATGACCATTTTGCCGACGTTGAAATCCCTTACGATCGCGGCCGCCATCCTGGCCTCGACCTCCGCATTTGCACTCGCCAAGGACGTTACTATTGGCGTCTGGGCCGGCGGCACCGGCCCCAACGACACGTATCGCCTCGACGCCATCGAGATCGCAGCCCAGCAGCTGCAGCGCCAAGCCGCACTCAAGGGCGAGGACTTGAAGATCACCGTCGAGAAGAAGCCCTATTCCGGCTGGGACGACTTCAAGCAGGCGCTGACCCTTGCCGCCGAAGCCAAGACTGCCCCGAACATCGTCGTCAGCGGTCATGAAGACATTGCGCCCTGGTCGCAGGCCGGCCTCATCGTTCCGATCGAGGATTATGTCGATCTCGACTCCTGGCCGCTCAACGGCATCTATGAGAACCTGCTGAAGATCGCCTCCTACAACGGCACCGTCTACGGCATTCCGCAGGACGCCGAATCCCGCCCGATGTTCTTCTGGAAGCCATACATGAAGGCGATCGGCTACAGCGACGCCGATCTGGATGCGCTGCCTCAGAGCGTTCAGGACGGCAAGTACACCATGAAGAACCTGCTGGAAGACGCCAAGAAAATGCAGGACAAGGGCCTCGTCCAGCCCGGCTACGGCTTCTATCCTCGCACCAGCAACGGCCCCGACTACTGGCAGTTCTACACGTCCTTCGGCGGCGCCATGGAAGAAAACGGCAAGCTCGTTTTCGACAAGGCTGCGATGAAGCGCACCTATCAGTTCTTCGCCGATGCCGTTTCGACCGGCGTTACCAAGAAGAACCACATCGGCATGCCGGGCGACCAGTGGTGGAAGGAAGTTTCCACGGGCAAGGCCGGCATCTGGGACGCTGGCACCTGGCACTATGCCCGCATGGTCAATCAGGAAGGGCTGAAGGACTTCTTCGGCAATATCGTCTTCACGCTGATCCCCGCCGGCGAAGGCGGCAAGGCCAACACGCTGACGCACCCGCTCGTCTACCTGCTGACCGCCGGTCACGACAAGGAAGACACCGAAATCGCCGCCCAGCTGATCAAGATCGCCTCCGAGCCGCGCACCAACGCGCTGCATGCGGTCAAATCAGCGCATCTCGGCATTTCCGAGGCGGAATCCGAAGTCGAATTCTACTCGGCCGACCGCTGGACCCGCGAAGCGACCGAGCGCCTGCTGCCGCATGCCAATGCGATGCCGAACAATTCCGATTTCGGCACCTACTGGAACATCATGTGGAAGGGTCTTCAGGCATCGTGGACCGGCGCCAAGACCGTCGACGCCGCCATCGGCGATGCCGAGAGCGAGCTGAAAAGCACGCTCGGCGACAAGATCGTCATCCGCTAA
- a CDS encoding carbohydrate ABC transporter permease, which translates to MKSSRTLGLLMIAPAAIMIVLFFLLPVVLTAVFSMTNMTTATGISGGVYQIAPNSLITLKSSMPDIAAEISEPRYAIDEAGLKAVEGLGLAPDIAAELRAKHAGEVFPTRRDAERMIKNLAERPSTRDVKQISEQFNRSVVNTRFDSREQLFSSLDTLGLKLTPEQKETVATATYTGWTWTTDNFARIATSPDMARVLFNTALYVALVLALFNVGYALLLAIWTHYMPPTPASIFRGIWLLPRITPVVIYVMLWKWLAWDTGFISVLMGKLGYAPKNYLLDTAYHAWLFVVLINGFIGASMGMLVFSSAMKAIPKSQFHASEVDGASRWQQIRYIILPQMRWPILFVTCYQTLSLLASFNEILLATNGGPGNATEVWALAAYHTALRNYAGNLEYGLGAAMALVLVVIGVALSLVYLRVFNHGTLVAKPLIED; encoded by the coding sequence ATGAAATCGTCCAGAACGCTTGGACTGCTGATGATCGCGCCCGCGGCGATCATGATCGTCCTCTTCTTCCTGCTGCCGGTCGTTCTGACGGCAGTCTTCTCGATGACCAACATGACCACCGCCACCGGCATTTCGGGCGGCGTCTACCAGATCGCCCCCAATTCGCTGATCACATTGAAATCGTCGATGCCCGACATCGCCGCCGAGATATCCGAACCGCGCTACGCGATCGACGAAGCGGGCCTCAAGGCCGTCGAGGGCCTCGGACTTGCGCCTGACATCGCCGCTGAATTGCGCGCCAAGCATGCAGGCGAGGTCTTTCCGACGCGCCGCGACGCCGAACGCATGATCAAGAATCTTGCCGAGCGGCCTTCGACGCGCGACGTCAAACAGATCTCCGAACAATTCAACCGCTCCGTCGTCAACACCCGCTTCGACAGCAGGGAGCAGCTGTTTTCGTCGCTGGACACCCTTGGCCTCAAGCTGACGCCCGAGCAGAAGGAAACGGTCGCCACGGCCACCTATACCGGCTGGACCTGGACGACCGACAATTTCGCGCGCATCGCCACCTCGCCCGACATGGCGCGCGTGCTTTTCAACACCGCGCTCTACGTCGCACTGGTGCTGGCGCTCTTCAATGTCGGCTATGCGCTATTGCTCGCCATCTGGACGCACTACATGCCGCCGACGCCGGCTTCGATCTTCCGTGGCATCTGGCTGCTGCCGCGCATCACGCCCGTCGTCATCTATGTGATGCTGTGGAAATGGCTTGCTTGGGATACCGGCTTCATCTCCGTGCTGATGGGCAAACTCGGCTATGCCCCGAAGAACTACCTGCTCGATACCGCCTATCATGCCTGGCTCTTCGTCGTGCTAATCAACGGCTTCATCGGCGCCTCGATGGGCATGCTGGTCTTTTCCTCGGCGATGAAGGCGATTCCGAAGAGCCAGTTCCATGCGAGCGAGGTCGACGGCGCCTCGCGCTGGCAGCAGATTCGCTACATCATTCTGCCGCAGATGCGCTGGCCGATCCTCTTCGTTACCTGCTATCAGACGCTGTCGCTGCTCGCCTCCTTCAATGAAATTCTGCTCGCCACCAATGGCGGACCGGGCAATGCGACCGAGGTCTGGGCGCTTGCCGCCTATCACACGGCGCTCCGGAACTATGCCGGCAATCTCGAATACGGGCTGGGTGCGGCCATGGCGCTGGTGCTCGTCGTCATCGGCGTGGCGCTGTCGCTTGTCTATCTACGCGTCTTTAACCACGGCACGCTTGTCGCCAAGCCCCTGATCGAGGATTGA
- a CDS encoding carbohydrate ABC transporter permease, translated as MAERSQPSANYSSWPVITALTVVSLPLLLMYVYLFLDTVTVKQPDALLPSGLTLDHWRFLWQTTPGKANIWQVTLNTLLFSACTTSLVLIVSSMAGYVLSRLNVPARGFFLAGVMVLHAFPSVTLIIAIFIVLQMIGLYNSLIGVILVKAAIDLPLGIWLMKGFYDTVPWEIEMAGVVDGASRFRVWRSLVLPQVKPGIMALGLFSFLAGWGEFILPQVLAPGNQVQVLSVYLAGFLADDNNYDFNMFKAVGLFYLIPVLIAYALFNKYLMNIYGGGNKG; from the coding sequence ATGGCCGAACGATCGCAGCCCTCGGCAAATTACAGCAGCTGGCCTGTCATAACGGCGCTCACCGTTGTCAGCCTGCCGCTGCTGTTGATGTATGTCTATCTCTTCCTCGACACCGTGACGGTGAAGCAGCCTGATGCGCTGCTGCCCTCCGGCCTGACGCTCGATCATTGGCGTTTCCTGTGGCAGACGACGCCGGGCAAGGCGAATATCTGGCAAGTGACGCTGAATACGCTGCTGTTTTCGGCCTGCACCACCAGCCTGGTGCTCATTGTCTCGTCAATGGCGGGCTACGTGCTCTCGCGGCTGAACGTACCAGCGCGCGGCTTCTTCCTGGCCGGCGTCATGGTGCTGCACGCCTTCCCGTCGGTGACGCTGATCATCGCAATCTTCATCGTGCTGCAGATGATCGGCCTCTACAATTCGCTGATCGGCGTCATCCTGGTGAAGGCGGCGATCGACCTGCCGCTCGGCATCTGGCTGATGAAGGGTTTTTACGACACCGTGCCCTGGGAAATCGAAATGGCCGGCGTCGTCGACGGCGCCTCGCGTTTCCGGGTCTGGCGCAGCCTCGTGCTGCCGCAGGTCAAGCCCGGCATCATGGCGCTCGGCCTGTTTTCCTTCCTCGCCGGCTGGGGCGAGTTCATCCTGCCGCAGGTGCTGGCGCCGGGAAACCAGGTGCAGGTTCTGTCGGTCTATCTCGCCGGCTTCCTCGCCGACGACAACAATTACGATTTCAACATGTTCAAGGCGGTCGGCCTCTTCTACCTCATTCCGGTTCTGATCGCTTACGCGCTCTTCAACAAATACCTCATGAACATTTACGGCGGCGGGAACAAAGGCTGA
- a CDS encoding ABC transporter ATP-binding protein produces MRIFLDNFSKSFGSTKVIENMQLEVSNGEMLALLGPSGCGKSTTLFAICGIHRPTSGRILFGDRDVTDLPSQARNVGVVFQSYALYPHMTVAENIGFPLKVKGAPAGEIRKEVDKIAALVQIGNLMGRRPAELSGGQQQRVALARALIRKPDVLLLDEPLANLDAKLRLEMRSEIRRLQRETGITAILVTHDQVEAMSMCDRIAIMKEGEIVQVATPAEMYNDPKTAFVAGFLGNPPITFLRGVMDKGSFIIPESEIRVPLPGTVGASDGSKLTLGVRPEHFTPAGDTPVTGKITFAETQGRENLYDVALAGGPLLRSIQPVRHDIHVGDHVTWAIDSRGVLVFDENGRRI; encoded by the coding sequence ATGCGCATCTTCCTCGATAATTTCTCGAAGAGCTTCGGCTCCACCAAGGTCATCGAGAATATGCAGCTCGAAGTCAGCAACGGCGAGATGCTGGCACTGCTCGGCCCTTCCGGCTGCGGCAAATCGACGACGCTTTTCGCGATCTGCGGCATTCACCGGCCGACCAGCGGACGTATCCTCTTCGGTGACCGCGACGTCACCGACCTGCCGAGCCAGGCCCGCAATGTCGGCGTCGTCTTCCAGTCCTACGCGCTCTACCCGCACATGACGGTCGCCGAAAACATCGGCTTTCCGCTGAAGGTAAAGGGGGCGCCTGCCGGCGAAATCCGCAAGGAGGTCGACAAGATCGCCGCCCTCGTCCAGATCGGCAATCTGATGGGCCGCCGGCCGGCCGAGCTTTCCGGCGGCCAGCAGCAGCGCGTGGCGCTGGCGCGCGCCCTGATCCGCAAGCCCGACGTGCTGCTGCTCGACGAACCGCTCGCCAATCTCGACGCCAAGCTGCGCCTCGAAATGCGCTCGGAAATCCGCCGCCTGCAGCGGGAGACCGGCATCACCGCCATCCTCGTCACCCATGATCAAGTGGAAGCGATGAGCATGTGCGACCGCATCGCCATCATGAAGGAAGGCGAGATCGTCCAGGTCGCCACGCCGGCCGAAATGTACAATGATCCGAAGACCGCCTTCGTCGCCGGCTTCCTCGGGAATCCGCCGATCACTTTCCTGCGCGGCGTCATGGACAAAGGCTCCTTCATCATCCCCGAGAGCGAGATCCGCGTGCCGCTGCCGGGTACCGTCGGCGCCTCCGACGGCAGCAAGCTGACGCTCGGCGTCAGACCGGAGCATTTCACGCCGGCGGGTGATACGCCCGTCACCGGCAAGATCACCTTCGCCGAGACACAGGGCCGCGAAAACCTCTACGACGTGGCTCTTGCAGGTGGTCCGCTGCTGCGTTCGATTCAGCCGGTGCGCCACGATATCCACGTCGGCGACCATGTCACCTGGGCGATCGATAGCCGTGGCGTGCTCGTCTTCGACGAAAATGGCAGGAGGATTTGA
- a CDS encoding glycerophosphodiester phosphodiesterase — translation MTRDFSAFFTRYGWPSGKGRLPFCIGHRGASGHERENTIAAFRRASELGAEMWELDTQLTRDGVVVVSHDDHLERVFGIDRRISEMTAAELAALNGVDVPLFSEVAALGRETGTGLYVELKAPGTGLLCWRHLAEMNQRFACLGSFDTAQVRELRDAGCDFPLSVLIRVGHDPHALGDGAGADILHLCWERAGERPQDLVTDALMQRAFDAGREIVLWHEERPTILDDIMKLPVLGICTDLPDLMRPSAERERAVARQG, via the coding sequence ATGACCCGCGATTTTTCGGCATTTTTCACGCGTTACGGCTGGCCGTCGGGCAAGGGCCGACTGCCCTTCTGCATTGGCCATCGCGGCGCCAGCGGCCATGAACGCGAGAATACCATCGCCGCCTTCCGCCGCGCTTCCGAACTCGGCGCCGAGATGTGGGAACTCGACACGCAGCTGACCCGCGACGGCGTGGTCGTCGTCTCGCATGACGACCATCTCGAGCGCGTCTTCGGCATCGACCGCCGCATTTCCGAAATGACGGCCGCCGAGCTCGCAGCTCTCAACGGCGTCGACGTGCCGCTTTTTTCGGAGGTGGCAGCCCTCGGCCGCGAGACCGGAACCGGCCTCTATGTCGAGCTCAAGGCGCCTGGGACCGGCCTGCTCTGCTGGCGCCATCTTGCCGAGATGAACCAGCGTTTCGCCTGCCTCGGCTCCTTCGATACGGCGCAGGTGCGCGAACTCCGCGACGCGGGCTGCGATTTCCCGCTTTCGGTGCTGATCCGCGTCGGTCACGATCCGCATGCCCTCGGCGACGGGGCCGGCGCCGATATTCTGCATCTCTGCTGGGAGAGGGCAGGGGAACGGCCGCAGGACCTGGTTACCGACGCGCTGATGCAGCGTGCCTTCGACGCGGGTCGTGAGATCGTGCTCTGGCACGAGGAGCGGCCGACCATTCTCGATGATATCATGAAACTTCCGGTTCTCGGCATCTGCACGGATCTGCCCGATCTGATGCGGCCGTCGGCAGAGAGGGAAAGAGCAGTTGCCAGACAGGGATAA